The DNA region TATGGGGAGTTTGTCGGGGTTAGTAGCGTCTGGGTGCAAGCTAAAGTCTGTGCCAGTTTGAATAATCTCACTCAAAATTTCTGCCCAGCTTGGCAATGGGTAGACTTCAGCCAGATGCACCGAGCCTAAGGCATGACGCACTTCATCAATATCCAACCCATCCCACAAGAGCCGCTTCTGGAATTTTTCCCAGTTCCCTTGGGCAACCACCTGACACCAGTGCGCTATGCGCTCATCAATCGCCTGCTGTTCGCTCATTTGGTCTGCGTCAACCCCGAACAATCCATTGCTGAGACGTTCATATAGAGAGCTGGCGAAGGCAACAATCTGTGCTATGTCGGATTTCGTCATTGTAATATGGATGATGGTTTGAAAAGAAGGCAGAAAGTAGCTATGCTGAAGGGAAGAATTTGGTAGGGAATTCAGACTAAGGTGTTGACTCTCTCGGGTTTTGAGGTAATAATTTTTCAGGCAAAATTTATGTCTCAAAGTATAAGGATGAAAGCCTTATTAAATGCGGTTTTTGTCCACAAATTAACGACACAAAACCTGTATGAAAAACTTCCAGCTACTTTCTTAGAAAGTCAACACCGTAGATTCAGACTATTAGCATTTAGGTATCATGGAAATGTTTGGTTTCAGTAGGGGAATCAAACCCTTGGGCACTAAGGGCTCCCAGAAGGATTGTGCATCGGACAGAAGGCTTATCTCCTGCCCGATAGCCTCAGCATAGCTGCCTTTCTTGTTGACCAGTTAGTTACAACTCTCGTAGGCGTGCCAGGTATCAGAACGCCCGGAAGTTATGCATGTGATGCCAAAATTTATCCAGGCGCAATTGGGCCTGAGAACTCGTTTGAAATGGTGTATGATGCAGCTATTGTAGTTAGTTGTCAATCATCAATAGGACTTATGCAAAACTACAGGCGCTCTGGGGCAATTTATGAATTGACCCTACCTGAAAATCAGGGTTTTGGCAATTGTTTGCGTAAGTCCTAATCGAATATATCATCGACTACGTTTACGATGCAGCAAATTGCCATGGTATTACCACCTGTGCCTGCCGGAGGTGTAGGTGGCGGCGTCGGCGGATTCGGCGGAGGCGGATTGTTAGTGCCCCCGGCCACAGCATCTAACTCCTCCTCTAATAGCTGTGAAGCTTCCTCACCATTTTCCACTGCTTCTTTAGCTGCGGTGTCAAGTGCGCTCCCTACTTGAGCGCTGGTGAAACTGTAGCCTTTCTCTTTACCCAGCTCCACAACCAAGCTTATATAAGCTTCACGGTTCGGCGCTGCTTTCAGCTTTGATTGCAACTCTTGGTCTTGAGATGCCATTTGGAAAAACTGCTGTATACTTTCTTGCATCATTTTTTCAGCCATGATGAATACTCCTTGTTGTCGTAGTTTTTTTTGGAAAACTACGGTTGACAACATCGTTTTGTTTGTCAACTGTTATCAATATAGACGGCATTACTAATTAGAACAATATAGAAATATTTAGAAAAATTCAGTAATTAATTGGTGGCAGTTTAAAGCTGTATCAACAGTTTGAAAATACCTGTTAAAACAGGTAGACCACAAAATCCGATATAACACCGATTTAGTAATCTGAATTATGACAAAAAAACCTGTTTTATTAGGTTTCAGCAAGGAACATTTTGTTGTAAAAGACATTAAAACAGAGTTTATCAGTCTTGTGTTTTATTAATGAATTAGTGTTCTATAAGCAAACATTTGTAAAGCGAGTAAACTCCCACAACTCTGACAAGTAAATAGCAAAGTTGTGGGAGTTTGTCGAGGTAAGATCGGCGATCGCTACTTAAAGGGCATTACCTTGGTCGCAGTGTCAAGTATCAGAACGCCTCAAGTCATAGAAGTAGCTTAAGTGTCATCCAAAGACATTATCGACCATGTTGCCTACTGCATCCGGTAGTTCCACTATATCTCCGGCCGGCCCAGGTATGTTCTCAATAGGAGGGGGTGCTTGGTTTAGTTCCTCTATCGTGCTAAGTCCTTGTGTTAGCATCGAAAGAGGGGTTCCCCCAGAGACAGCATCCAAGTTTTGCTCCGATAGTTCTTCCCCTGGCAGGTTGGCTAATGCACTGTCATCGGGCATTGTGCTAGGACGCATGTCTTGGTTTTCAATTTCATGATTGTTGTCCATAATGTTCCTCTTTGTTGAGATTTAACGAATTGAACAATGTTCAAAGAACAACTTGCTTTGATTTCATCGTTTTATTGCAGCTGTTCTAAGGGTTGTACTCCTTAAATCAAACTATCGAACTGCCGTGTTTGTTTCAAGAGTACTAACTCAAGTCTATCGAGTATTTCCAGCTAAAAAACTCAGAATAATTCATGATTCATAGCTAAAAAACTTAGAATAATTCATGATTTAAAAGTAAGAGTTAAAGTCTAGGAGTTGACCTGATTTTTCCCGCTAAATCTTCACAGTCCTGCTGAATTTGCCGCTCTTTTTAGAAGGCTCAAAAAGCTTGGTTAAAGCTGACGCTCAAAACGAAGAAAGCTATAGACGAAGCGAAGAAGAAAGTTTCGCAACCAGCAGATTTAGATTAGGGATTCCCAAGAGACATTTGCAAAAATTAATTCTGCGTTGCCTGAATTATTTTGTAGAGACGCGAATTTTCACATCTCTAGATGTTTTTCAAAGATAAATCATCCCACCGTCACAACCACCTTTTCATTCACATAATAAAACAGAGGGCAACAAAGTAGGATAGGCAATTCGTAAGAGTTGATAACCAATGCCAGTAGTGCCATGAAAAAAGCCTGGGTTGTAAACTTTTGGCGGTAAATCGGGGAAAAGAGTAAATGTACCTTGAGCTTGGGCTTGGGTTACTATGTGGGTAACTACTTGATGAACAAACTCTAAAAGGTCTGGTCGGTTTAGCTTTTGGGCGGCTACCAGCAAAGTCTCTATCCGACCTAAATTACCCCAGCAGAGATTATCCACATTTGAGATCGCAAATTTTATAGTGGTTTCTAAGGCAATAGCAATCTCCTGACGAATTTCTACAGTATCCAAAACGGATAATCCTCCCAATCGCCCTAATCCAATTCCAGCAGCGCCATTTGCCCAACTTACTCTCAAACAAGGTTCTTCATATCTCAAGTCAGGCCAATTTTGAGCTTCAGTACAGAAAACACTTTGTTCATAAGCGATCGCTTCATTCGCCGCATCAAGAAACCGGGAATCTTGCGTCACTGCATATAACCGCACAAGAGCATAGGCGATTCCTGCTGCGCCTTGGGAAAAACCAGTCAGTTGTTTGCCTGCTGAGTTTTTCCAAGCCTTAGGGCGTTTGTCAATATTAGTTTGATGCTTAAGCAGATGCTCACCGCAGGCGATCGCCATTTCCAAGTAAGTTGATGCTGGCAGTGCTAAAAGACTAAGAATTGTTCCTGCTGCACCTGCCATAATGTCGAAAGATTTGTCAGCAGCAATCAGATCTGGAGTAATTAGGGCAGCAGCTTTAAGGGCATCTTGCAGTAGTGCTGGTTCTTGCAGAAGTTGGCTAATCTGTGCGAGGGCGTAGGCGATCGAACCTAGCCCAGTAGTTCCACTCATCCCTACTTGCCTTGTCAATCTCGCTGCATTTTCAGGGTTTGAATCTTGAAGAACTTTGCATAGAGGCTGTAAAGTTCTTAAAGCTAACTCATGCCACTCTGAGTTACCTGTAACTTTTGCCAAAGCTGCGAGGAATAGAGCGACACCAGAACTACCATCGTATAAACTAACACCCAGACTTTGAAGCTGGAAACCTTGGGTATTAGCTCTATATTTCAAGCTTATCCAGCTAACGCTATCATCAACGGCGCAAATAGCACGTTGTCGCAGATCTACAGCTATAGTAATTGCCTGTTGCACTAACTGTTCTTTTGTCAAAGGCATTACTTCTTTTGCAGGAGTGCTAACTACCTGAAAAGAAACCAGATTCGGTTCCCTCACAAACCGTGAGTAGAAAGAACCCCTGATGATTTCTATTTGTTGAGCCAAGTCAGCTTCACTTAAAGTTGAAAGCTGCCTCAACACTCGGCTGAAGCTTGGTTCTTCAAACAGTTCTGGGATGATTAGACCTTTCGGTAGCTCAAGGCTATCGCTTGAGGATAAAACAGTAAATATGGGGATGTCTAATTGTTCCACAGCTTGTAATTCAGCTGCCAGTATCGACCAGAAAACAGGCTTTTGTTCCCACGTTAAAAAAGCTCGACTCAAAACATCAAGGGTAATACTGCGATCAATACCAAATCGCAACAAACTTGGAGCATAAGAGTTTTGTAGAATACGATGATAAATTCTGGTAGAGCGAAACACATACCGGACTTTCTGATGTGCCAGAATCATCAAGGGACTTGTTGGGGCTAAGAGAACTGCTTGATGGGAAAACAGCAGGCGGTACATCTGCTCGAATCCCGCTACCAAATCTTCTAAGTAATCGTCTGGGGAAAGAGAAATCCCTCTGATTGTCGGCACATTGGCTTCCTTGAGGACAACTGTTTCATAACCCAAATTCATCGCATCTGTGTTGATGTTTTGTATACGAGTAGCCAACACCTTCTGCTCCTCAACTCCTCCCAAGCCACTAAGATCGACTGTTAACTGGTCATTTTGGGATATGCCCCACTGGGGTAGAATCCAGGTACGTAATACTGATTCCGCTAGCTGCTTTTCTACCAACATTGTCGCATCAGACTCGCTCGAACCCATACTTTTATTTCGATGATGCAATAGGGTTTCTAGATCCACTAATACTGGCTGTTCTCCATTGGCAATTAAGTTTCCAGAGTGGCAGTCTGTCCCTTCTAAGGTGTGGATTAGGCACAGCAACATTCCTGAGCGTTCGTAGAAGCGTCGAACAGCGCTTTCATCTTCACAAGGCTGCGATTCCACATATTCCACCCAACCGTAGGTAGAACGGTTCAGGACTTGGATAACTTTGAAGGGTAAAAGGGTAGTGTGGCTGTTGCACCATTCCAGAAAATTATAATAGGCAACATCTAAGCCAAAATCTTTGGGTTTGTAAACTAATTGCATTCCCGTGTCAAAAGTGAGAGCAATCACAGATCTTCCCCGATTGTGGGGATCTGACAAGCCTGGTTTTACCGCCACAACTTGCTTTAATGGTGTGTCTCCCCCGAAGCATTGCTCTATATCAGACCAGTCTGTTGCTAATGAGTTGAGGAATTCGGTGGTGGCTTCTACCCAGAAATCAATTGCAGTGGCTACTAGTCGTCCCAAGACACTATATTCCTGAAATAAGGACAGTAAGCCATCTTGAAATAATTGATCGATAAAGGCATAGTACTTTTCCTTGCTGTTAGGACTCTTGACGCAGAGTAATAAGAAGTCGCGCACGGCGTTTCCCGATGAGCGAAATGTTGAGAATTCCTCCATCAGAGTCGAAGAACACAAAACGCTAAGTTGTAACACAAGCTCTCGCTCTAACGCTGCCATTGCACTGTCTGTCAGTAATTTTAAGCGATCGCCTACTTGTGCCAAAAGTAGTTGTGTTGCTACTTGCAAGCAGGGAACATAGATTGGCTCAAAGGGAATCGGCTTTTCTGGGTTCAAGTAACGGTAAGGATACCAATGCTTGTTTGCAAAGTTCTGTGCAGTCTGGATTACCTGTTCGAGAGTAGTTGCCCATGAGGGTAGGGGTTGCTGCTCATTAGAGTAAGCATTAACCAACAGAGGGCGAATAGTGTCAATGTCTAATCCAAGACACGCTAAACGCCTCTGGAATTTGGCTAATTTGCCCTGAGCCACAACCTGACACCATCGCTCTAAGCGTTCTGAAATCTGTGTTTCATCTTTGTCAGTGACTTGAGGAAGAGAAGAATTATTTAAACGTTCTGTTAGAGTACTAGCTTTAGCAACAAGTGATGTCAGATTTAAGGTGTAATTATGTGGTGACATAAGCGATTGTTTACACAATACTATTAAATACAAATGCAACTTTACAAAGGGAAATTGACTATTTTCATCTTTTAATACCAAACCTACACCTGAAAACCACCTTTTTTGTAGAGACGTAATTTCGGCAGGACTCTAAATTATATGTTGTTTTTAAATAAGGTTGCAAAAATCAGATTTAGTCTATTCCTTTATAATATTGTAATTAATGTATTGTTGTTTATTTAGGTTAGTTATTATTTTTATGAAAATTTACTGGAAAAAACTAAATTTTTCTGAATAATTTACCAAGTTAAGTATTAAAAATACTCCTGAATTAATCTGAGTTTTATGAATTGACTTCTTGAATATTTTTTAATAGATTAGAAATGTCAAAGTTAAGGAGATTTCTGTTATGAGTACACAAGCTGTTAATCAATTCTTGCAAAAAGTCACTGAAGAACCACAACTTCAACAGGAGTTCGCTAAAGCCCTAGAAGCAGGAAATAACCTACAAGCTGCTACCAATTTGGCTGCCAAACACGGTTATCAATTTACTCCCGATGAACTTCAGGCAGAAATTCAGAACCGCCAGAGCGAATTTCAACAAAGACAAGATGCAGGACAACTGAATGAGGAGGAACTAGAAGCTGTCGCAGGCGGATTGTGTACTCCTGTCATAGGAATAGTTGGTGCAACCATAGGAGGAGCCAATTTAGTAACTAAGCTCACTGAAAATTAAAAAGGATACACCTTAAAGTTTGCTAAATTTAGCCGAACAATACTTTCTTCCCTTTCCTTAACTTGCGTTATGAAAGGGATTTTCTACATTCAATCTTGTGGCACTCAACTTACACATTGACTTACTACCCAAGATAAATTTTCCCACTGACGACACGTCACTAAATTAAATGTTGTTTTCCAAGAAAATTGTAAAAATAGGATTTAGTCTAATTTTAGCATTGTAATAATATTTTTTTATCTGCTATCTCTAATTATTAAAATATTAAATTAATGCTGAAAAAACCTGATTTTTTTGAAAAACTTACCAAAATAATTGTTGAAATATTACTAAATTAATCTGAGTTTTACAAATTGATTTTTTGAATATTTCCTAATAAATTAGAAGAGTACAAGTTAAGGAGATTTCTGTTATGACCACAGAAGCTGTTAATCAATTCTTGCAAAAAGTCACTGAAGAACCACAACTTCAACAGGAGTTCGCTAAAGCCTTAGAAGCAGGAAATGACCTACAAGCTGCTACCAATTTGGCTGCCAAACACGGTTATCAATTTACTCCCGATGAACTTCAGGCAGAAATTCAGAACCGCCAGAGCGAATTTCAACAAAGACAAAATGCAGGAGAACTGAATGAAGAGGAACTAGAAGCTGTTGCGGGTGGATTCTGTACTCCTGCTCTGATTGGAACACTTATTGGTCCTGTAGTCGGAGGAGCAACCAAAGTAGCAACCCACATCGCTGAACAAAATAGTTAAATGAAAAGGATATACCTTAAAGTTTGCTAAATTTAGCCAAACAATACTTTTTTCCCTTTCCTAACGTAAGTTAAGGAAAGGGATTTTCTACATTCAATCTTGTGGCACTCAACTTACTACATTGACTTACTACCCAACATAAATTCTCCCACCGATGATTCAGCGTAGTAATCAGTGAGTGCTGCTTTGGCAAATAAATCGGCATTACCTGAACCTAGAGCGCAAGGAGCAAGATTCATGGCAGTTGCTACCAGGTACATAGTTTGGTACAAAACGCCAACGTGCTTGAGGATCAGTGAATAGGCGATCGCTTCATATTTCCATGACAACCGTTGAAATCGGGCAGTGAAAACAATCAAAACCTGTGGCATATCCTGCTGCCCACTGGCTCCCCAAGCATCCTTGAACAGTGCTTCTACATCCTTGGTTCTCTCACAAAGCCGTTCTAGTTGATGTGCTAGGGGATTGTAGTAATACAGTCCTGAACTAATCCCATCACATGTATTGATAACAGGATAAAGTTCCAGTTCGTACAACCCACCCCCAGATGGATAAGGACGGCTGCTGTATTCTCCATTGAGGTTTTTGACTCTGGCACTGCGATAGAGAAACTCTCCTAACTGTTGCGCAGTAATAGGAGAAGAGTGATAATTTCTGATTGAACGTCTTTCTTCCAAAACATCTGTCAAGGGAATATCAGTAGTTTTAAGGCGTTCAATATTGGGTTGATACAGTTGAATCACAGTTTTTGACATTGGGGGTTTTACAACTGGTTGCGGCTCTATTTTTCCTAAGAAACGATAAGTACCCCCGG from Nostoc commune NIES-4072 includes:
- a CDS encoding Nif11-like leader peptide family natural product precursor gives rise to the protein MLSTVVFQKKLRQQGVFIMAEKMMQESIQQFFQMASQDQELQSKLKAAPNREAYISLVVELGKEKGYSFTSAQVGSALDTAAKEAVENGEEASQLLEEELDAVAGGTNNPPPPNPPTPPPTPPAGTGGNTMAICCIVNVVDDIFD
- a CDS encoding type 2 lanthipeptide synthetase LanM family protein, which produces MSPHNYTLNLTSLVAKASTLTERLNNSSLPQVTDKDETQISERLERWCQVVAQGKLAKFQRRLACLGLDIDTIRPLLVNAYSNEQQPLPSWATTLEQVIQTAQNFANKHWYPYRYLNPEKPIPFEPIYVPCLQVATQLLLAQVGDRLKLLTDSAMAALERELVLQLSVLCSSTLMEEFSTFRSSGNAVRDFLLLCVKSPNSKEKYYAFIDQLFQDGLLSLFQEYSVLGRLVATAIDFWVEATTEFLNSLATDWSDIEQCFGGDTPLKQVVAVKPGLSDPHNRGRSVIALTFDTGMQLVYKPKDFGLDVAYYNFLEWCNSHTTLLPFKVIQVLNRSTYGWVEYVESQPCEDESAVRRFYERSGMLLCLIHTLEGTDCHSGNLIANGEQPVLVDLETLLHHRNKSMGSSESDATMLVEKQLAESVLRTWILPQWGISQNDQLTVDLSGLGGVEEQKVLATRIQNINTDAMNLGYETVVLKEANVPTIRGISLSPDDYLEDLVAGFEQMYRLLFSHQAVLLAPTSPLMILAHQKVRYVFRSTRIYHRILQNSYAPSLLRFGIDRSITLDVLSRAFLTWEQKPVFWSILAAELQAVEQLDIPIFTVLSSSDSLELPKGLIIPELFEEPSFSRVLRQLSTLSEADLAQQIEIIRGSFYSRFVREPNLVSFQVVSTPAKEVMPLTKEQLVQQAITIAVDLRQRAICAVDDSVSWISLKYRANTQGFQLQSLGVSLYDGSSGVALFLAALAKVTGNSEWHELALRTLQPLCKVLQDSNPENAARLTRQVGMSGTTGLGSIAYALAQISQLLQEPALLQDALKAAALITPDLIAADKSFDIMAGAAGTILSLLALPASTYLEMAIACGEHLLKHQTNIDKRPKAWKNSAGKQLTGFSQGAAGIAYALVRLYAVTQDSRFLDAANEAIAYEQSVFCTEAQNWPDLRYEEPCLRVSWANGAAGIGLGRLGGLSVLDTVEIRQEIAIALETTIKFAISNVDNLCWGNLGRIETLLVAAQKLNRPDLLEFVHQVVTHIVTQAQAQGTFTLFPDLPPKVYNPGFFHGTTGIGYQLLRIAYPTLLPSVLLCE
- a CDS encoding Nif11-like leader peptide family natural product precursor, producing the protein MSTQAVNQFLQKVTEEPQLQQEFAKALEAGNNLQAATNLAAKHGYQFTPDELQAEIQNRQSEFQQRQDAGQLNEEELEAVAGGLCTPVIGIVGATIGGANLVTKLTEN
- a CDS encoding Nif11-like leader peptide family natural product precursor, whose translation is MTTEAVNQFLQKVTEEPQLQQEFAKALEAGNDLQAATNLAAKHGYQFTPDELQAEIQNRQSEFQQRQNAGELNEEELEAVAGGFCTPALIGTLIGPVVGGATKVATHIAEQNS
- a CDS encoding SagB family peptide dehydrogenase, translated to MSEAFTLSFRKDISLVELPQNKEIILQSSTRKLTFSQPASGLRVTLKTLYGIGGTAVELKQLVQQADGIYGMLKFHSYLQKFISLGWICHSVLPFATAVPQCEYEFSAPVVNWQEHFTLSRFAYLHQVEGQMVLESPLSKAKVILPDWRGVAIVAKLSQPQSCSNLVSEIPGITLEIAQQFLYLLLASQMLSQETYKEVQNTTLAQWDFHDLLFHTRSRQGRHTNPTGGTYRFLGKIEPQPVVKPPMSKTVIQLYQPNIERLKTTDIPLTDVLEERRSIRNYHSSPITAQQLGEFLYRSARVKNLNGEYSSRPYPSGGGLYELELYPVINTCDGISSGLYYYNPLAHQLERLCERTKDVEALFKDAWGASGQQDMPQVLIVFTARFQRLSWKYEAIAYSLILKHVGVLYQTMYLVATAMNLAPCALGSGNADLFAKAALTDYYAESSVGEFMLGSKSM